One Agelaius phoeniceus isolate bAgePho1 chromosome 6, bAgePho1.hap1, whole genome shotgun sequence DNA window includes the following coding sequences:
- the LOC129121323 gene encoding mas-related G-protein coupled receptor member D-like has protein sequence MEVTTVSPSPASPTEGDHLCETDATTMAIHSVTLLICLCGLAGNGAAIGLLNLKSRNYRIFYLTVIDFLFLLFAVPSALVILVEDVSCSPILPMLYLRFLFQLSVVSLYWGLLWLMHSSDEWYVYKLCKFCCCWELPERLVWVVDSVQDWACFALFTLIPTVTFLCPSHQQEHCRAALISMNTLILLLFAAPMLISSTVDFIKAKRGSQQQQLKRRNIVTFLNGLFMFLLTIWYFLQQLGYIVLPSQIFFLLACIHSSIKPFIYFLVGRCRRPCSVGSLRLSLHRVFEEPEENTDHSDDPAKDTVVWAG, from the coding sequence ATGGAGGTGACCACCGTGTCCCCATCTCCTGCCTCACCCACTGAAGGAGATCATCTCTGTGAGACAGATGCCACCACCATGGCCATACACAGTGTGACCCTGCTCATCTGCCTCTGTGGGCTGGCTGGGAACGGGGCTGCCATCGGCCTCCTCAACCTGAAAAGCCGTAACTATCGCATCTTTTACCTGACTGTCATTgacttcctcttcctcctctttgcgGTCCCCTCCGCCCTCGTCATCCTGGTGGAGGACGTGTCCTGCTCTCCTATCCTGCCCATGCTGTACCTGCGTTTCCTCTTCCAGCTGTCAGTGGTGTCCCTGTACTGGGGGCTGTTATGGCTGATGCACAGCAGTGATGAGTGGTATGTGTACAAGCTCTGcaagttctgctgctgctgggagcttcCCGAGCGCCTGGTGTGGGTGGTGGACAGTGTCCAGGACTGGgcctgctttgctctcttcACTCTCATACCCACAGTGACATTCCTGTGCCCATCACAccagcaggagcactgcagggcagctctcATCTCCATGAACACCCTCatcctgctcctctttgctgCACCCATGCTCATTTCCAGCACAGTCGATTTCATTAAGGCAAAgaggggctcccagcagcagcaactcAAGAGGCGCAACATCGTTACCTTCCTCAATGGGCTCTTCATGTTCCTCCTCACCATCTGGtatttcctgcagcagctcggTTATATTGTTTTGCCctcccagatttttttcctgctggcctgcatccacagcagcatcaaaccTTTCATCTATTTCTTGGTGGGGAGGTGCAGGaggccctgctctgtggggtcCCTCCGACTCTCCCTCCACAGGGTGTTTGAGGAGCCAGAAGAAAACACTGACCACAGCGATGATCCTGCCAAGGACACAGTGGTCTGGGCTGGCTGA